The window caaacattgCCATTAGAGGAAACTGGCCTCAAACTCATTCATTAACTCCTTTTTAAGGACTTCAAAATCAAATGCACCTAAAAACAATGTTGATAGGCTGAGTAAATAACAGTTGAATTTTCTGAGTTAACATTTTCTAGCTACTTTATTTTAGAGATCAATTTGCTTCCCCCTAGCTCTGACAAAAATCCAGGGGGTCTTAGTCAGTCTAGAGAAACATCTTGAAAGACTCGCCCACACAGACTATATTCTCAAAGAACCCAGGGAGAGCAGGATGCTTCTGGGGACTGTTTGGTCCACAGTTGTCCAACCTGGGAGAAATTTCAAGCCATGCTACAGGGCCCATCCTAACATGGCTATAAAGCACTGATCGAACAGGCTCAACCTGAGAACCACATCAGAGGAAACCACACCTCCCACCTTGTAGTCTAGGCCCATGTTTGCCTCACAGAATGTGAATCAGCCTGTGTGAGCAGCTGCTGCAGGCGACTGGCTCGCTCTATAATTCTTTTGGGGTTGGTCTTGCTTTGAAGGTTAGATGGCAAGTAGTGGCATAGGTTGCAAAAGATCATCCTTTAACTCTGAGCTGATCCATAAAGAGCTAGTGAATTCAACCAAACTGAATCTGAGTCCACCATCGATTCTCTAAAGTAGGCACACTTCCTTCGATTCTATGCAAAGAACAGCGGCAGAGGGACCCACCTGTCACTTTGATATCCCCTGTGGCTTTGGCAATGTCATTCTCAATCAGACAGGAGTAAGTGTTGTTGACCGTGACATTGTAGAGCACAGACACCACCTTCATGGTCACATTCTCAGAGTTGAGCTCAAAACTGGTATTGGAAACTTCAGAGAAGTTGGCCCCCTGGTCCACCTGAGAGACCCAAGCTACAGTGGGCTGTGGGAACCATCGGGGAGCCTCGCAGCGCAGACTTTCTGAGCTGGCATTGTAGTCTACATTCACATCTGGGATGCTGAAGGCTGAAAGCGAATCCACAAGAAGGACACCGTCAGTACCAAAGTTACAAATCAATGGTTCAGTGTAAAATGTCAAAAGCAAAAACATTATCTTGCAAAGATTTGGAATTTATTTAGGGGAGGGACATGATCAagtctgtgctttaggaagatcactttttGCATGGGGTGAAGAGGATAtatatgggaaaatgagaaaCTTGAAGAACACTTAGGAAGCTATTGCAGGAATCTCAAGGAGTCTATCAGCAAAAGAATCTATGATCCTTTCATTCATACCTAACCCTTGGCATCAGGCTATCCCCAGGTCCTGGGCTTATAGAAGCCTATtttctaggatctttttttttttaggtttttgtaaggcaaatggggttaagtggcttgcccaaggccacacagctagataattattaagtgtctgagactggatttgaacccaggtactcctgactccagggccggtgctttatccactgcgccacctagctgcccctatttttctaggatcttaccCAAAACTCATGGGTGGTTGCCATCCTTATGAATCCTAGCTCTCTTGTTAgccaagtcccttaacttctctatgactcagttttttcatctgtaaaaatgggaggGTTGGGCCTGATTAATCTTTcatgtcccttctaactctagaattataattataaaattcaggCATTTTCCCCCCTGTAGATAAGATTTCCTATTCTGAAAATAGTTATATTTTGAAGTTTATTATCTACTACAGGATGAGACAATAGGAGCTGCAAGAAGGAACTAGGACCTAGTCTCTTCTCTGCAAAAcagttgtaattcaagttcttttcttcttcattttctaagtGTCTTCTGAGGGTCAAGCAAAAGAAGCCACAGTCTCTCTCCCCAGGGGCCTTCAGGCAAGAGAAAGTGGCAAGACCTCTAATACATGAGACCCTTCCTCACAATTTTCAAGGCTGTATGTAGACTCACTCAGGGGTTGGGGAGAGGGTTGGAAGTTGGGGACCTGTGATCCATGTTGCAGAGGGTTAGAATAAATGATTTCTCAAGTTTCTCTAAACTCTACAAGTTTATGATGCTTTGAATTCAAGGGGTGAGACTGCATATTTTGGAGTGCTCAGGGAAAGACCACAATGGCCTGAGGAAGGTTCCTGGAGAAGATGGTTCTTGAGCTGAGATCCCTgagacctgaaagatgaatagATGCTGATTGGTGGAGGCCTCTAAAACACTTCCCTGTAAGGGAACATAGGACTTTTATTCATCTCCAACTGCAGTGCCTTTAGAACTGCACCCCAGGCCAACAAATACTTATAAAAATGTAATGAGGCTGGCACATGATACTTGATTAAACAGCAAAGAAGACTCCTCTTTGACTCAGATGTCAAAGCTCTATTCAGCAGTATCAGAGACTGCTGTGGCCAAAGATGCATGTGAGGATCTCCAGCTAAGGCTCAGGACCAGTAAGGGCAGGCAGGGACAGTTTAGGTCCCTGGGCCACCCTGGAGGCAGGCCCCATATTGGGAGTATCAGAAATCACTACAGGCAGATCTGTGGAAGCATCTGGCTCAAAGTCGGGTGGTGAGGGCCCTAAGGTTTGCAACCCATTCTCCATATAATAATGAAATAGCAGTTTCAAGTATTCCTtgtcccattttatggatgaggaatctgcaattttagaaaaatgaagggatttgcccaaagtcagacaATTTCTAAGTGTCAGAACTAAGATTCTGATTCCCAGAGTATCCTTCACACTGTACCATAGAGAGACTGTCTTTGAACCCCTACCTACCATTAACTCCAACATAATAGACCTGAATGGACTCAGGACAGGAACTGGCCTGCCATGTTGCTGCTGGAGAGCACTCCCAGGGGAGGAAACTTACTCTCTCAATGCAGGAGGGACCTTCTCTGCCATTCAAACTCCAGAGTTGCCTAAAGTAGTGGGACCCTGGGGTGGCCACCATGGGTCAGACGTGGGGCTTAGACCCAAGTCTTCCTCCTCCCTGCTGGCTGCCTCTCTTATAGGCTGTCATAGCAGCATGAAGATGATTAACACATGCTTGTTGAACTGACTTTTAAAGACCTATAACACCATTCTTTAATATAcattgagagagagacagagagagagagagagagagagtgacatGAGTGTTGGAGGGTCCTACCTTGCCCTAGAGAGGACTCACCTCCAGTTTTGTATTCTAGTTTGGCATTTCCCTTGCCCTTTGAAGTGATGATATAGCATTTGTAGGTGCCAGCATCTGTTAACTGTACATTTTTCAGCTTTAGAGAAGCATTGCCAACTATCACTTGATCTGCAAACACCGCCGTGCGGCCCTTAAACATGGCATCCTGATCAGACAGGTCATCCTTGCCCTCTTTGAACTCGTGGACCAAACCCATCACACCGTCCTTTAGCCACTGTATCACTATGTCTCCAAGCTTGATATCAGGTTCAAATGTGCAGCTGAGGATCCCGTCCTCACCAATGTTGCCGGCTGAGGTCAGAGTTGTGACGGTGATGGAGTGTTTGCCTGAAAGTCAAGAAGAGCTTAGGGAGAGTCTGAGAAGAGTAGTCAGAAAAGGGACTGACTGCAAGACCCCAATAATCTGGAGCCATTCATCTCAATCCCACAAGTAGACTGGGCCTAGCCCCAGCAGCTTGCTAGCCCAATGCCCAAACCCACAGGAAAATGTCACGGAGAAATGTTtagcaaaggaaataaaaataccaCCCAATAGAGGTAGTgttcatttgtagttttctaagtctaTCTGCTGcctgtttctatttgagcttgACAAGGCTGGCCTAGGAAACTTGGGATTTTATAGTTAACCTAAAGCAATGCAAAAATGAAACCCTATGAAAGATAAAGACTAATAAAGGTTGTTCCAGAGTGAGGTAAAATCTGGCCTCTAGACAGGATGACATGAGATTGTTACAGAGGACACTAAGGTCATCCTTTGCTTTTCAAACATTCTTCAATCCCTTTTGTGATGGTGCCATCGTTGATATTCAGCTTCTGCTCAACTGGATAAAAAAAGGAAGCACCAGGAGATTGTCGATAGTGATAATAGCATCAGTTTATGTTTCTACAGTGCTTGCCTCCTTGTCCTTAATGTCTTTTTATAACAATGTCATGTCGTCCTTGTACATCCCAGATGTCTCTTTAACATCCACCACACTCTGAAACAACCATTGTTGACAATTATCTTTCatgtgctttaattttttttttaagtctggtTAACTATAAAATTGCTTCCTAAGTTCCCTAGGTCAGTGTTGCTAAACTCAAACAGCACAGCCCCCTAATGAGTTAGATAGTGGAGAATTAATGACCCCATTTTAAAGCTGAACCAACTTGTGTGCCCCACTTCTATAGAATCATCAATTTTGAGCCaaaaggaactttagagaccATGGATATGGAATcccctatccactacaccaagtTATTAagtcgggggggggggttggtttccCCACTTAAAGTGTTTTGATATTTTTACTGcaccacaaattaaaaaaaaactacgaCTATTTCTTAGTCATAGAAAGCATTCAATAAATGATTGATTCATCGGTCAATCTTATCTCTCAGGTACATGAATAATAAAGACACATTACAAGTCAAGGATTATCCTGAAGAAAGTATGacattcataggatcatatatttagaattggaaaagaccaACTTGGAGGCCATGCAGTCCAATCcttttatcttacagatgaggaaacaggcttgGAAAGGCTTAATGACTTGTTCATGTTCACACAGGGAGATCAGCACCAGAGGGGGAATCTGAAGTCTCACCTTCCTAACTTTCTTATTCAAGTTTAACACTTATTCCATGGTTCCTACCCTGTCTCTGTCACTTGTGTATGAAGAATTCCAAATGGTGAAGCACGGTGCCATATATGGTAAtaatagaaaagatagaaagtaAAAATGGATGGAGGAGGAGAGGTAGTTCCCTTGAGACAAGGTAGCCCCTCCTGCTTGTTGCTACTTAAACTTGATTCTGGACTTCATTTCCTTGTGTTAAAAATAGAGTTAGCACAAGGTCATTTCTATAATCCCAAATCCAAATGTCATTATGACTCCCCTCCCCCTACTTCCAAGGTCAAGTGAGAGATGAGGAACATTGATATTAGGGACCCATGAGAATTCTGGGAATGGTTTGGATTTGAGGAGAATTCCAGGGAAATggaagtggaaagaaagga is drawn from Macrotis lagotis isolate mMagLag1 chromosome 5, bilby.v1.9.chrom.fasta, whole genome shotgun sequence and contains these coding sequences:
- the VTCN1 gene encoding V-set domain-containing T-cell activation inhibitor 1, producing MASWEDSIISIIIILAGAIALIIGFGISGKHSITVTTLTSAGNIGEDGILSCTFEPDIKLGDIVIQWLKDGVMGLVHEFKEGKDDLSDQDAMFKGRTAVFADQVIVGNASLKLKNVQLTDAGTYKCYIITSKGKGNAKLEYKTGAFSIPDVNVDYNASSESLRCEAPRWFPQPTVAWVSQVDQGANFSEVSNTSFELNSENVTMKVVSVLYNVTVNNTYSCLIENDIAKATGDIKVTDSEIKKRSHLQLLNSEAAPLCSSLCTLVWVLLPLTPHLMLL